In Verrucomicrobiales bacterium, the genomic stretch TCACCATGGCCGACATGGAGCATCACGTGCGGGCCGCCGCCCGCGCGAAGCCCAAGGCTCTACTCGTTGCGGATCTTCCTTACCACACCTACCACACCGAGTCCGCTGCCCTTGAGAATGCACGCCGACTCGTCACCGCGGGGGCCGATGCCGTCAAAGCCGAAGGGGGCCGCGCCATCGCCAATCAGGTCCGAGCGATTGTTCAAGCTGGGATCCCCTTCCTGGGTCATTTGGGGATGCTGCCGCAAAGCGTACTCCTCGAGGGGGGCTATCACATCAAAGGAAAGATCGAGGCCGAACACCAAAGTCTGCTCGAGGATCTCGCCGCGCTGGTAGAAGCCGGGGCCTTCGCCGTGGTCCTGGAACTCGTGACGCCGGCCGTGGCTCACGAGCTGACCCAACGGTTTCCGATCCCCACCATCGGCATCGGCTCCGGCAAACAATGCGACGGACAAATCCTGGTTACCACCGACCTCCTCGGCACTTCCCCAAACTACATTCCCAAACACGTCAAGGAACGCGGTGACTTGCGGACGGAGGCAAGGCGTGTCGTTCAAAATTGGCAACAACACCTCGAGCTCCCGACCCCCGCATGAAAAAATTGAGCCACCTCAATCGAGCCGGCGATGCTACCATGGTCGATGTCACTCAGAAGCAGATTCTCTTGCGCGAAGCACTCGCTGCCGGTGAGATCCGCCTTCAAGCGACGACCCTCGAATTGATCCAAACGGATGGGATTCCCAAGGGAAACGTGTTCGCCACCGCTCGCCTGGCCGGAATTCAGGCGGCCAAACGCACGGGAGAGCTCATCCCGCTGTGCCACCCCCTCCCAATCACCCACTGTGAAGTTCGTTTTCGAATTCCAGCTGCTCGCGACCGGATCCTCATCGAAGCGACCGCCAAAATCGCCGCACAAACAGGAGTGGAGATGGAGGCTCTGACCGCCGTTTCTATCGCTGCATTAACTATTTACGACATGTGCAAGGCGGTCGACAAGGCCATGGTCATTGGTGAAATCTACTTGGTTAGAAAGACCAAACTACCCTGGACCCAGGCGTCGCCCCATGGGCAAAAAAGTCCATCCACCTCATCACCGATGCCCAAGAAGACAAAGAAAAATTTCAGGAATACCGTTGACCGTAGCTGAAAGTTTGCTAAATCAACCGCTCGCTAGCAATCAAACAGCCTATATGCGCAACACTATCGAATCCAATACGAGCAGTCTTTTGACCTCGCTGACCTTGGCCAGCGTCATGATCCCCGCCACCGCCGCTCTGGCCGCCGATCCGAATCCCGGATGGGAAACCAGCGCCAACGCCGGTGTGACCGTGACCCGCGGCAACAGCAAAACCCTCCTCTT encodes the following:
- the panB gene encoding 3-methyl-2-oxobutanoate hydroxymethyltransferase yields the protein MLEHKITATAIRTMKGKQPIASLTAYDYPMTQLLDELGVPLILVGDSLGMVVLGYPDTTHVTMADMEHHVRAAARAKPKALLVADLPYHTYHTESAALENARRLVTAGADAVKAEGGRAIANQVRAIVQAGIPFLGHLGMLPQSVLLEGGYHIKGKIEAEHQSLLEDLAALVEAGAFAVVLELVTPAVAHELTQRFPIPTIGIGSGKQCDGQILVTTDLLGTSPNYIPKHVKERGDLRTEARRVVQNWQQHLELPTPA
- the moaC gene encoding cyclic pyranopterin monophosphate synthase MoaC — protein: MKKLSHLNRAGDATMVDVTQKQILLREALAAGEIRLQATTLELIQTDGIPKGNVFATARLAGIQAAKRTGELIPLCHPLPITHCEVRFRIPAARDRILIEATAKIAAQTGVEMEALTAVSIAALTIYDMCKAVDKAMVIGEIYLVRKTKLPWTQASPHGQKSPSTSSPMPKKTKKNFRNTVDRS